GTCTCCCTAAAAAGGAGGTGATCCAGCCACACCTTCCGGTACGGCTACCTTGTTACGACTTCACCCCAGTCACCAGCACTGCCTTAGGCATCCCCCTCTCCGAAAAGTTGGGGTAATGACTTCGGGCGTTGCCAGCTTCCATGGTGTGACGGGCGGTGTGTACAAGGCCCGGGAACGAATTCACTGCAGTATGCTGACCTGCAATTACTAGCGATTCCTCCTTCACGCAGGCGAGTTGCAGCCTGCGATCTGAACTGAGCTACGGTTTACGGGATTTGCTTGCATTCGCATGCTTGCTGCCCTCTGTCCGTAGCATTGTAGTACGTGTGTAGCCCAAGACGTAAGGGGCATGCTGACTTGACGTCATCCCCACCTTCCTCCGGTTTGTCACCGGCAGTCTCTCTAGAGTGCCCAACTTAATGCTGGCAACTAAAAACGAGGGTTGCGCTCGTTGCGGGACTTAACCCAACATCTCACGACACGAGCTGACGACAGCCATGCACCACCTGTGTTCGCGCTCCCGAAGGCACCCTCTGCTTTCACAAAGGTTCGCGACATGTCAAGTCTTGGTAAGGTTCTTCGCGTTGCATCGAATTAAACCACATACTCCACCGCTTGTGCGGGCCCCCGTCAATTCCTTTGAGTTTCACAGTTGCCTGCGTACTCCCCAGGCGGGATACTTAACGCGTTAGCTACGGCACGGCTCGGGTCGATACAAGCCACGCCTAGTATCCATCGTTTACGGCTAGGACTACTGGGGTATCTAATCCCATTCGCTCCCCTAGCTTTCGTCCATGAGTGTCAGTTGCGGCCTAGCAGAGCGCTTTCGCCACCGGTGTTCTTCCTGATCTCTACGCATTTCACCGCTACACCAGGAATTCCCTCTGCCCCGAACGCACTCTAGCCATGTAGTTTCCACTGCTCTTATGAGGTTGAGCCTCACTCTTTAACAGCAGACTTACATAGCCACCTGCGGACGCTTTACGCCCAATCATTCCGGATAACGCTTGCATCCTCCGTATTACCGCGGCTGCTGGCACGGAGTTAGCCGATGCTGATTCCTCAGGTACCGTCATTGTGTTCTTCCCTGAGAAAAGAGGTTTACGACCCAAGAGCCTTCCTCCCTCACGCGGTATTGCTCCGTCAGGCTTTCGCCCATTGCGGAAAATTCCCCACTGCTGCCTCCCGTAGGAGTCTGGGCCGTGTCTCAGTCCCAGTGTGGCTGATCATCCTCTCAGACCAGCTACTGATCGTCGCCTAGGTAGGCTTTTACCCCACCTACTAGCTAATCAGACGCGAGCTCATCTTCAGGCAGCAAGCCTTTCACCTCTCGGCACATCCGGTATTAGCCACCGTTTCCAGTGGTTGTCCCAGACCTGAAGCCAGATTCTCACGCGTTACTCACCCGTCCGCCACTGTGTCCGAAGACACCGTTCGACTTGCATGTGTTAAGCATACCGCCAGCGTTCATCCTGAGCCAGGATCAAACTCTCCGTTTTGAAGTGTTTGCTTTATTAGCTCTTTCTGGCTGACTTTTTTTCCACCTCAGCCTAGTGTTTCAATTTAATTGACGCAGGCTACTTGTGGTATTATGACTTTCAAACTATAATATTTTCAAGGTTCGGTCGCCTTACTGGCGTCGCTCTGTCGCGTCCGTCTCTCAGGCACTTATTCAATATAACTAACACAACTCTAACTGTCAACTGTTTTTCCATCTATTTTTGGAACAAATTTTGCACCCCCCTAAAATCCTCTGCGCGTAAGGCTTTTAGGCTAGATTATTCCCTGAATCTCCAAAAGGACATTTTTCTGCTGTGAGTTTTTCTCCTGTTCTCCCCCCAAGCATCGTTCTTGACCCTCTGCTACGTGCTTGGTTGCTCGAAGATATCGGAAGGGGCGATTGCACCACTAATTCCCTTCTTTCTCCTGATTCAACAACAGGCACTGCTCTCTGGATTGCTAAAGCTCCTGGAATTATTGCTGGTTTAACACTCGCCACACGCGTTTTTCAGCTTTTAAATGAAAAAGTCAGCTTTGTAGCAGTTGCGGCTGAAGGTGCAAAGTGTGAGCCAGGACAGGTAATAGCTGAAATTAATGGTTCGTTGGATGCGCTGCTGATGGGGGAACGAGTTGCGCTGAACCTAGCTATGCGCTTGAGTGGGATTGCAACTTTAACTTATATATATGTAGAGCAGATTGCTGATTTACCTGCTCAGTTGGTGGACACACGTAAAACGACACCAGGACTGAGAATTTTAGAAAAGTACGCGACTGCTTTGGGAGGAGCGACTAATCACCGTATGGGGCTGGATGATGCGGTGATGATTAAAGATAACCATATAGCTGCGGCTGGGGGAATTGGAGAAGCAATTACCCGCATCCGTTCTCAGATTCCTTACCCGTTGACGATAGAAGTAGAAACGGAAAGTTTAAAGCAGGTGAAAGAAGCTTTACAACATAAAGCCGACATTATCATGTTAGATAATATGCCTTTGGATATGATGTGTGAGGCAGTGCAGTTGATTCGTCAGCAAGATAATCGTGTGAAAATCGAAGCTTCTGGGAATGTAACTTTGGAAACTATTCGTGCTGTGGCAGAAACGGGTGTTGACTATATTTCTAGTAGTGCGCCAATTACTCAGTCAAGATGGTTGGATTTAAGTATGAGGATTAAATAATTACCTTTGGATAAAAAAATACTGTAGTAGTTTAAGAAAATACATGAGCATGAAGAAAGTAATCATGTAGAAAGGTAAGAGCGCTGGGTTGTTAAGCACTCAAGGTTGACATAAATAACTTTTATATACTAAGAAACTCTTTGCCCACTAGCTTTTCCAGATATAGCCATATGAGTAGATACGATTGTTAGTAGTTAGTTAATAGTAAGCTAATCAGCATTTAAGCTGCAACATAGCTGAAATTAGTTTTATGTTTGATTTTCCGATGCCACTTAATCACTAACTCGCCTTGATTCAACAACTTATCTAGCAGTGTTTGTAATTCATCTACTGATTTAAATAAGCGATGAGCAATATATTCTTTACATGAATGCCAAACTAATTCGATAATGTTATAGTCAGGGCTATAAGCAGGCAAGAACTCTAAAATAAAATTCGGGAACTCTTGGGATATTTTAGCTAGAATATCTTTGCGTTTATGAAAACTAGCATTGTCTAAAATTAAAATTATCTTTGGCCCATACTTCGAGAAATCTTTACCCACATTTCCTTTACTTACCCACTCTTGTTTTATTAGTTCATTTAATTGTTGTAATTGCTCATAAAAAATATCTGCATTTCCCTTTTTTACAAAAAAGCATACGCGTTTCCGGTCTAATTCTCGAATTGCTCCCATGACGTTTACTCGACCACAACGTCGTTGTCCTGGAATATTCTTGCGTTTTCCTTTTTTACCCCAACCCTTGCGACGAATCACGCGTAAACTAAAACCACTCGTCGCGCGGGTACGCGCGCCCGCTACGCTAACGTCCAAAACCATACCTGCAAACGCTCTGGCTGTTCTCGCGCTATTGATAAATATTGAGCAAGTTTTTCTTTAAACTTCGCTCTCTCTATTGGGTTTTGTTTATCTTCCAGGTTATACTTAGCCCAGATATAGCTATACTTTTTTCGCTTTAATATCCTCCTTACTTGAGAGCTACTTAAATCAATTCCTGTTTTTTCGGTTAAATATGTAGCTAGTCGCTCTGCTGTCCATTTTCCAAATTCATACCCTAAATCTGAGGGTTCTTGGTCAACAGTTTTTAATAACAGTTCAATATATTCAGGCGTAGCTTTTCGGTAATATTCGTCCTCTCTTTTATTATGTAGAGTTTCCAAATTATCAGGATCACCGTGCATACACCAATATGCTACTGTTCTATGCGAACAACCTAAAAATTTAGCAATCTCGTATTGTGGTTTCCCATCATTCTGTAGCAGAATAATGAGAATTCTTTCCCTGACGTGTGGCTGCTCGCTCTCTTTCAGAGCTTGTTGTAGCTTACTAACTTGTGACGGCGTTAAAAAGTTCTTGGCTGGTGGTGGCATCTTTGCTTTGAAACGTCTTCATCTTTCTATTATGCAACTTACGTGCCGATTAGCTTATGCGATCGCTCTTCTGTGGCTCAAATTTCTAAATCTCTTCTGGGTTAATTCCTAAATCCTGCAAACTTTGCGCCAGCCTTTCGGCTCGTTGTTGTTCTTGTTGGGCGCGTTGTCCTTCTTGTTGCACTAATTCTTCAGGTGTAGATAATTTCTGCCCAGTTGCATCATACCAAATATAACCACTCACGCGATCGCCCCAAATAAACACCCCGTTCTCTGCCAATTGCTAAACCAATTTCTGGTATCCATACCTGCGAACCTGGTTGTAAAACATAATCTCCATCAACTAAGCGATAAACTTCTAGAGGTTCTCGCTTGCGCCGATATCTGCGGCTGGGTACATAAATTGCATAGTATAAAACTCCCAATTGGGCATAGTCGAGTTTTTTCTGTTTGTATTCCCCACCATAAGTTTTAGAAACAACTTCTAGGGCAAAGATGGGAACAATACCATCTTCTTCCCATAGAACATAGCTAAACGTCCCTCTTCACCAATAAAGCGTTCCACGCCTAAGCTGAGAAATCCATCTGGTACTAGTGGCGGTGTACTAGGAGCATAATAAATGCCCATATCTACACCAAAAAAACAATCAGTGCGATTACTCCATGCTAAAGCTAAAATTGCCTCTAATAAATTGGGAATCAGGTTTTGTAACTCGTTATCCACTGGCGTATCGTCAGAATCAGGCAGTTCTGACGAGGATGGAAGACAGTCCAGGGGATGGTAATGTACCATAACGGTCTTCACTGTAACTATGTAACTATATTTTAGGGCTAAAATAATCAAGCCTTAAAGAATGTCCAAGCATCAGGCAGGCAGCCCATAGCCCCCTCGAACAGATAATATTTAGATATGAACGCTACACAAGAACAACTAAAAGTAAAATTTGAGCAGGCTTTGGTGGCTGCTTTTGGCGCTGAATACGCCGGAGTAGATCCGATTTTGGTTTCTGCTAGCAATCCTAGATTTGGGGATTATCAAGCGAATGTGGCTTTATCCCTAAGTAAAAAATTAGGACAGCAACCAAGAGCGATCGCTTCGACAATTGTTGAGAAACTAGATGTATCCGAAATCTGCGAACCACCAGAAATTGCTGGGCCGGGATTTATCAACTTAAAACTGAAAACAGCATACATAGAAGTACAACTCAATGCTATTCAGGCAGATCCCAGGCTAGGAGTTCCACCGACGAAAACGCCCAAGCGTGAAATTGTAGATTTTTCCAGTCCGAATATTGCTAAAGAAATGCACGTCGGACACTTGCGTTCTACTATTATTGGTGATTCCATCGCTCGCATTCTGGAATTTCAAGGACACGATGTTCTACGGTTAAATCATGTGGGTGATTGGGGTACGCAATTTGGAATGTTAATCACCTACCTGCGTGAAGTTTACCCAGAAGCCCTTACTACCGCTAACGCTTTAAATATTGGGGATTTAGTTAGCTTTTACCGTCAAGCTAAACAGCGATTTGATACGGATGACACATTCCAAGAGACGGCACGGCAAGAAGTCGTAAGATTACAGGCAGGTGCAGAAGATACACTCCATGCTTGGAAACTTTTATGCGAACAATCGCGGCATGAGTTTCAGGTAATTTATGATTTGTTAGATATTAACTTAACCGAACGGGGAGAATCTTTTTACAATCCCTTACTACCAGGAATTGTAGAAGATTTAGAAAAATCCGGATTACTAGTAGAAAATCAAGGGGCGAAGTGCGTTTTCTTAGAAGGATTTACCAATAGAGAAGGTGAACCTTTACCCTTGATTGTGCAGAAATCTGATGGTGGTTATAACTATGCCACAACAGATTTAGCAGCTTTGCGCTACCGAATTCAACAAGATGAAGCAAAGCGGATAATTTATGTAACAGATGTTGGACAAGCAAATCACTTTGCCCAAGTTTTCCAGGTAGCACGCAAAGCAGGATGGATTCCTGATGATGTGGAACTAGTTCATGTTCCCTTTGGTTTGGTGTTGGGGGAAGATGGCAAGAGATACAGAACTCGTTCAAGTGATACTGTACCATTACGGGATTTGTTGGATGAAGCGATCGCTCGTACTCATACAGAGCTAGTAGCTAGGCTAAAAGAGGAAGAACGCGAAGAAACTGAAGAATTTATTAATAAAGTTGCTGAGGTAGTTGGGATTAGTGCGGTTAAATATGCTGACTTAAGCCAAAACCGCACTAGTAACTACATTTTCAGCTACGATAAAATGCTGGATCTTAAAGGTAATACTGCACCTTATATGCTATATGCTTATGCACGCATTCAAGGTATTAGCCGCAAGGGTGGTATTAACTTGGGGAATCTGGGAAATAACACCAAAGTTTTGTTGCAGCATGAAACAGAATTAGCATTGGCAAAGTACTTACTACAGTTGGATGAAGTTCTTAGTACTGTAGAGCAAGATTTATTGCCTCATCGGTTATGCGAGTATTTGTATGAGTTGAGTAAAAAGTTTAATCACTTTTACGATCGCAATCAAGGTGTTCGGGTACTGGATGCAGAGGAACCCCTACGCACATCTCGTTTGGTTCTGTGTGATTTAACTGCGAAAACTTTGAAGTTGGGACTATCTTTGCTGGGAATTCAGGTACTTGAAAGGATGTAAGAGTGCGTTTTGTTTGGAGACACACATGGTACAGACACCATCGAAAAGCATAACTTTGGCAGAGTTTTTGAAGCTACCAGAAACCAAACCCGCTAGTGAATACATTGATGGTAAAATTATTCAAAAACCTATGCCACAAGGAGAACATAGCACTATTCAAGGTGAGATGATTATTGCTATTAATGCCGTTGTTAAGCCTCTAAAAATTGCACGAGCATTTCCAGAACTACGGTGTACATTTGGTGGCAGATCAATAGTGCCAGACATAGCGGTATTTTCTTGGGAGAGAATTCCTCGCAAAGAAAATGGCGGTGTAGCAAATTTATTTTTAGCAGCCCCAGATTGGACAATTGAAATTCTATCACCTGACCAAAGACAAACAAAAGTTACAAAGAATATTCTCCATTGCCTCAATTATGAAACTCAAATGGGTTGGCTAATTGATCCAGAAGAGCAAGCAGTCTTTGTTTTTACACGCAATCAACAGCCAGTTGTGTTAGATGAGTTAGAGGCTTTACTTCCTGTACCAGAGTTTGCAAATGAACTACGGCTGACAGTGAAAGATTTATTTGGCTGGTTATTGGAGTAAAGCTAATTCTTCGAGTGTGCGATCGCCTATCATAAAAAGCGATCGCTAATGTTAACGTTTATTTGGTGCAACTAAAGTAAACACTGTAATTTCAGGACGGGCAGCAAATCGCATATATATTCCAATCATACCTAAGCCTCGGTTGGTATATTGGATCATATTTTCTACCTGATAACGTCCAAAGTAATACTTTTTACCCAAAGCCGGTAAAAAAAGTTCTGTGATAAAAGGTAAGCGGATTTGTCCACCGTGGGAATGGCCTGAAAGCTGTAAATCAAATCGTCCTGTAGCAGCACTGTTATCAGCAAAATCTGGCTCATGTGCTAATAAAATTGCTGCACCTTCATTGG
This region of Nostoc sp. UHCC 0302 genomic DNA includes:
- the nadC gene encoding carboxylating nicotinate-nucleotide diphosphorylase, encoding MSFSPVLPPSIVLDPLLRAWLLEDIGRGDCTTNSLLSPDSTTGTALWIAKAPGIIAGLTLATRVFQLLNEKVSFVAVAAEGAKCEPGQVIAEINGSLDALLMGERVALNLAMRLSGIATLTYIYVEQIADLPAQLVDTRKTTPGLRILEKYATALGGATNHRMGLDDAVMIKDNHIAAAGGIGEAITRIRSQIPYPLTIEVETESLKQVKEALQHKADIIMLDNMPLDMMCEAVQLIRQQDNRVKIEASGNVTLETIRAVAETGVDYISSSAPITQSRWLDLSMRIK
- the argS gene encoding arginine--tRNA ligase, producing the protein MNATQEQLKVKFEQALVAAFGAEYAGVDPILVSASNPRFGDYQANVALSLSKKLGQQPRAIASTIVEKLDVSEICEPPEIAGPGFINLKLKTAYIEVQLNAIQADPRLGVPPTKTPKREIVDFSSPNIAKEMHVGHLRSTIIGDSIARILEFQGHDVLRLNHVGDWGTQFGMLITYLREVYPEALTTANALNIGDLVSFYRQAKQRFDTDDTFQETARQEVVRLQAGAEDTLHAWKLLCEQSRHEFQVIYDLLDINLTERGESFYNPLLPGIVEDLEKSGLLVENQGAKCVFLEGFTNREGEPLPLIVQKSDGGYNYATTDLAALRYRIQQDEAKRIIYVTDVGQANHFAQVFQVARKAGWIPDDVELVHVPFGLVLGEDGKRYRTRSSDTVPLRDLLDEAIARTHTELVARLKEEEREETEEFINKVAEVVGISAVKYADLSQNRTSNYIFSYDKMLDLKGNTAPYMLYAYARIQGISRKGGINLGNLGNNTKVLLQHETELALAKYLLQLDEVLSTVEQDLLPHRLCEYLYELSKKFNHFYDRNQGVRVLDAEEPLRTSRLVLCDLTAKTLKLGLSLLGIQVLERM
- a CDS encoding Uma2 family endonuclease, which translates into the protein MVQTPSKSITLAEFLKLPETKPASEYIDGKIIQKPMPQGEHSTIQGEMIIAINAVVKPLKIARAFPELRCTFGGRSIVPDIAVFSWERIPRKENGGVANLFLAAPDWTIEILSPDQRQTKVTKNILHCLNYETQMGWLIDPEEQAVFVFTRNQQPVVLDELEALLPVPEFANELRLTVKDLFGWLLE